In a single window of the Centroberyx gerrardi isolate f3 chromosome 17, fCenGer3.hap1.cur.20231027, whole genome shotgun sequence genome:
- the zbtb8os gene encoding protein archease — protein MDDRELDLTEEQKAVKAKYPPINKKYEYLDHTADVQIHSWGNSLEEAFEQCAMGMFGYMTDTETVEPTDTVEVESEGDDMESLLFHFLDDWLFKFSADLFFVPREVKVLHIDRMRFRIRSIGWGEEFRLAKHPQGTEVKAITYSAMQIHDKEKPEIFVIVDI, from the exons ATGGATGACCGTGAACTGGACctgacagaggagcagaaagcAGTCAAGGCAAAATACCCGCCAATCAACAAGAAATACGAGT ATCTGGATCACACAGCAGATGTACA GATCCACTCCTGGGGAAACTCTCTGGAGGAGGCGTTTGAGCAGTGTGCCATGGGCATGTTCGGCTACATGACGGACACAGAGACGGTGGAGCCCACTGACACTGTGGAGGTGGAGTCAGAGG GTGACGACATGGAATCTCTTCTTTTTCACTTCCTAGATGATTGGTTATTCAAGTTTAGTGCGGATCTTTTCTTCGTGCCCAGG GAGGTCAAAGTGTTGCACATCGACAGGATGCGCTTCAGGATCCGTTCCATCGG GTGGGGTGAAGAATTCAGACTGGCCAAGCATCCACAG GGAACCGAGGTGAAAGCCATCACATACTCTGCAATGCAGATACACGATAAAGAAAAACCAGAGATATTTGTCATTGTCGATATTTGA